The sequence below is a genomic window from Anaerocolumna chitinilytica.
CTCTTCCGGTATGCACCAATTCAACAAAATGATTCAAAATCTCAGTTGAAAAATCATCCCAATTCTTTATATCTGTGCCGGTCTCAATTTTATTTATATAATAATCGCTGAGTGCATAACAGCGTTCATCATCTGCACCAAAATCTGCAGCGTAACGGCAGATTACTGCAACCATACAGATCATATTGTTTTTCATTGATCTTAGAGGTTGCGGTGCCAGCGGAAATTCATACTTTGTCAGATCAGGCAGCTGAGCATTACTTCCCTGAAAAAAGGCAGTGATAATCTTGTGTTCATAAGTTCTGGAATAATGATTGTAACTAGACATCAGCATTTGTTTCAATGCTTTTTCTGCTTCTCTTCTACTCATAAAACCACCTCAAAATAATTATGATAATCATAAAATATTACAAGAATTATATCAAAGAAATGCTACAATTACAACAGATTCGTCAGTATTGACCAATCTCATTCATATTCTAAAGGAGAACTTTATATGGGCGTATTTGCAAAGGATTTTATGTGGGGTGGTTCGGTATCAAGCATGCAAACAGAAGGTGCTTGGAATGAAGGCGGAAAAGGCCTCACCGTTTATGATCTTCAGGAAAAAACGAAATCAGGGTCAGACTGGAAAGTAGCCATTGATTTCTATCACCGTTATAAAGAGGATATCGCTTTGTTTGCGCAGATGGGCTTTACTGCCTATCGATTCTCACTAAGCTGGGCGAGAATTCTTCCTGACGGAGAAGGTGAGCTGAATGAAGAGGGATTGCTCTTTTACGAGCAAGTAATTGATGAACTTTTAAAATATAATATTGAACCAGTGGTATGCCTCTATCATTTTGACATGCCGGTTGCATTAATGAAGAAATATGGAGGCTGGATAGGCAGGGAAACTGTTGATGCATTCAAGAAATATACTGAAATAGTAATAAGACGATTTGGTACCAGGGTAAAGTATTATATCCCATTTAATGAGCAGAATGCCGCATCTTTGATTTCTGTTCTATATCTGCCAAAGGATACGTCGGAATTGGAAAAGAAACGAATTATTGCAGTTAACATGCACCATATGTTTTTAGCCTCCGCCTCCGTCAGCCATATCCTGCGTAAATATGCTCCCCATGCAAAAGTAGGGGGAATGGTCAATTTTACACCATTTTATCCTGCCAGCTGCAGGCCGGAGGATGTATTTGCTGCTCAAAAAGCAAACCGCGGGTATAACTATCAGACTCTTGATGTATTGGCAAAGGGCGAATATCCGGCGGACCTTCTTCATGAATGGAAAGCAGCTGGAATAACACCTCCCTTTGAGGATGGGGACTTGGAATATATACGGCTTGGTACAATGGATTTTCTTGCTCACAGCTATTACATGTCTGCACCGGTAAAGGCACGAGAGACAGCGGAAGGAATATCAATCATATTGAAATTGCTTACAGAACCTATAAAAAATGAATATCTGGAACAGACAGAATGGGGCTGGACCATAGATCCAGTTGGTATCCGACTGACGGTAAAGGAAATATATGATCGTTATCAGCTTCCTGTTTTTACTATAGAATGCGGAATCGGTGTTAATGAGGAACTAAATGAGAATCAGTCCATAGAAGATGATTATCGTATAGAGTATTTTAAGAATCATTTAAATCAGCTTAAGTTAGCCGTTTCAGAGGATGGTGTGAATCTGATGGGATTCTTGACCTGGGGTCCTATCGATATATTAAGCTCCCAGGGAGAGATGAAGAAAAGATATGGATTTATCTACGTCAATCGTACAGATACGGAACTTTTGGATCTTGCCCGCTATAAAAAGAAAAGCTTTGAATGGTTTAAAAAGGTGATTGCCAGTAATGGGGAAGAATTATAATTTAATGAGGTGTAGAGATGAATAAACTGGTTTTTGATATTGGGGCAACAAATACAAAGTTTGCATTGATGAGTACGGAAGGTAAGATATTGGAAAGAGAGAAGGTACCTACGGTTTATCATTCGGTGGACGAATACTTTGACAATATGGTGAAGATTGTATCAAAATATAGACATCAAGCCGATGAGATTGCCATCAGTACCAATGGCAGGATGTATACCGACGGAGACACTTATAGGGCTTATACTAGAAAATTACTTCAGGGAATTAATCTGAAGAAAGAAATGGAGTTTAGGACGGGACTTCCTGTAACTGTATTAAATGACGGCTTTGCAGCAGCCTTGGGAGAATGGTGGAAAGGTGCGGGAAAAGGTACTAAAAATCTTTTGGTAATAGTCTTGGGCAGTGGACTTGGGTGTGGTCTTATTCTTAACGGAGAACTTTATCAAGGCTCTAAATTAAACGCAGCTATGTTGTTTGGGATGATAAACGCTTATGGCGGCAGCCAATATGAGCTGGCAGGAATATCAACTGCTTTTTATTTGTTACTATATCAGTTGTCTGCCATGAAGCAGATACCTATGGAACAGATGACGGGAGAGAGATTTTTCGAATTCGCCGCTGAAGGTGATCCTCTTGCCTTACAGATGCTTCAGCAATATTGCCAGTGCATTGCTCTGATTGTCTATAACTCTGCTATGCTTCTGGACCTTGACAGTATCGTTATAACCGGTGGACTTTCTGAACAGGGTATCATACTTGATATGGTCAATCGAAAACTTTTAGAGCTTCCTAAAAAAATCATGGAAGGGGAGGAAGTCGCTGTAATGCTTGAGATGGCTAGTGTTGATACAGGTGATTTTCAGATTCAGGTTAAAAAAGGCGAACTGGCCCTTGATGCCAATCTTTATGGGGCCTTATATTACCTTCTTCGGAAAGAGTAAAAGTATAAAACGGGTTTGGGTTTCCGATTCAAAGAACTTTACATAAGCATAGTAAACAGCCGCCTTCAAATGAGTGAAAGCGGCTGAAACTTATTTTATTAAAAATAAGTTTCATCTAATGTGTTGTACTGTTGACACTTTAATTTTCAAATGTTATCGTATGGTTATGAGTTCAGGGAATAAGGATATCTTCATAAGGGAGCGATAATAGATTAATAGTCGCAGCGACACAAGGAGGAGATCGGTAAAATGGATCTAACGCATAAGGAAAGTTATAGAAATATGAAAGATATTCGAGAATTAATTTTTAAAGTTTTTAGCACGATATCAATGGCAGTCATTGTATTTTTCGCAGTATTATTTGTGTGGAAAGGTTATTGGTTTGCAACGCTGCTGTTGTTCATTGCGTTTATTCCATTTCCGGTTGCCCTGTATCTGTATCAAAAAGGTCATAAGACTGTTGGGATTTTCATTTCAATTCTAGATGCGATATGGATTGTTCTATTCGAAACCTTTTTTGTTTTTTCTAATGTAGTGTGTTTCCACTATCAATATTTTGATACCATGGCTATATTATTTTTGATCAGTGACTTATACCAACCAAGACAAAGAAATATATCCATTGGTCTTGCAATAGCAATATTTATTTCTTTTTTTATTTGTGAAAATTATGCAAACACACCAATTTTAGATTTTATGCAAGGTATTAATCTAAATTTATTGAAGCATATAAGTCTCATAATAACTCTGATTGCTATGTTCATAATCTTTTATACCTATTCGATTCAGCTCTCTAGAAAGGAAAAGGTAATGCAATTCTTAGTTGATCATGATGCGCTGACCGGTACCTTTAATCGGGGATATCTTAATGGAGCAGGGGAAAAATATTTTGCGAATCATCAAATGAATAATAAGCCTTTTTCTATTATTTTGCTGGACATCGATGATTTTAAGAAGATTAATGACCAATATGGCCATCAATTAGGAGATAGGGTCCTTATAACAATGTCCGAAACAATTAACCAAAACATACGGCGGAAAGATATATTTGCAAGATATGGCGGTGAAGAATTTGTGATTCTTTTATCTGGTACTAATAACGCAGAGGCCTATAATATAGCTGAAAGAATACGTGCTGATATTGAATCACTTAAAATACCCATCAAAGACGGAATGATATCGTTTACAATAAGTATTGGTGTTAGTACACTAAGCAGACACCATTGGAGCTTTGACCAACTATTGGTTGAAGTGGATCAACTGCTCTATCAATCTAAGAATAATGGCAAGAATCAAACAACGCGTTTACGTGTAGAACCTATTTAGTAGATAAATTTATAGTATAAAAATACAAAGGTATCAGGATAGCATGTCTTGATACCTTTGTTTCAATTTTGGCTTTTATCGCAGTCCAGCCTGACTCCATCAACTCCAGGTATAGGATAGAATCTTATGTTGCAAGCTTTGGGTTTACAGAATAATAGCACTGACAGATGAGAAGCTTTTACAGAATAGCGAAATCGTTTAGTATTACCTTTTCAACCAGCCGGAAGGAAGTTCCTTAATTGGTTCCGGCAGAACGAGTTCCTTTCCGATTATCTCAAATTCGTTTGCCAGATTATCATCAATTCTGCCTTCTTTATTCGGACTGAGATTAAGGACAAAATTCACATTCATCGTAAAATATTGATGCATTTTCTCTAACGCCCATGATGCGCTGACAGGACTTGTAACCGGATCAGAAGCCCGCCAAAACCATGTTCCGGTTAATTTCTGACATAAAACTCCAGGACCTTTAAAATCAGAATAGACATCCTGTCCTGCACCATTTTCAAAAAATAAAATATCGGAGCCATCAATGCCTTCTGTCCATCCAATATTCATCAGAAGGCAGTCAGGCTGTAAAGATTTTACCAGATCATCGAGCTCTTCAAAGGGAAGCATTTCATAAGAAGGGCCTCCCCAGGGGGCATTCCAACCATCCAAAATCAGGAATGGAATATCACCATAATTGGTTAGAAGTTCAGTAATCTGTCCTTTTATTATTTTTTTCTGCTCTTCATTACATGATTTTTTGCTGATTCCGGCTGTTAAATCAAGTATAGAGAAGTATAACCCAGCTTCAATCCCCACTTTTCGAAAAGCCTTAAGATAGGCAGCCACCACATCTGTCTTATTCGTTGCATTTTTTACGCTATGCTCGGAATAGGCAGTAGGCCAGGTTGCGAATCCCTCGTGATGTTTAGCGGTATATGCGGCGAATTTACATCCGCCGCTTTTGGCAACGGCAGCCCATTGATCACAGTCCAAATGTGAAGGATTCCAGTCTTTCTCATCGAAAGGATAAAGTCTGGGCTTATCATTATTCTCACAATCATATTCCCAGTCTTCCATTTCACTTGAATTAAATTGAACGGTACTGCTGTTAAAGTGAATGAAGGTTCCTAACCTCATATTGATAAATTGCTTTTGTAGTTCCATTAGTGAAAGCATATTCCTACCTCCTTTTTCGAAATAGTAGCATTTTCCGAAAAGCTAGTAAATAGAAATCATAAAATTCAATAATATTTAATAAGAAATCGTAAAATATCGAAACAACTTGTTAAAGTAAGAGTATTTTGCTATATTAAGAAATGTACCTACTACATAAAGGAGGTTTCTGTTTGAAGCAGAAGAATCTAAATATTAAGAGAGATATAAATAATAAGAAACCTGATATCTTGATATCAGATTATTATTTAGAAAATAGAGAATTTAATATGTGGGATTGCTATTCGGAACACGAGAGCAGTTTTAATGAACAACTGCATTTTCATAATTTTTTTGAACTATCCATTATTTACGAGGGAGCCTCAAGGTTTCTTGTAAATGGTGAAGTATTTACCATGGGAATCAGAAGTATGCAGCTTATACGTCCATCTGATTATCACAGACAGCTTACGGAAAGCGGCGAACATATTCGATATTATAACCTAATGTTTTCCGCAGCATTTCTTTCAGAACCATTGTTACAAGAACTTGAAAAGGTACAGCAGCCGTTGTGCGCTACAGTCGGTACTGCTGAATGGGACGATATGCTAAGGCTGCTTAAAAAAATTCATAAAGAGTTTAAACAGTCCTCTGAAGATATTCTAAGCCAAATATATATTCGAGCCAATGTAGAAAATCTTTGTATCTATTTATTAAGAAATCAGAAGGCGGAGAATACCATAAATCTTCAGATTCCACAGGAGCCGATTCGAAAAGCGGTTTCTTTTATCCAAAAAAACTATCGCAATCCCATACATCTGATTGATGCTGCAAATGCAGCCGGCTTATCACCAACTTATTTTTCAATGATATTCCATAATACAATGGGGATTAAGTTTTCTGATTATCTGGCAGCATACCGCTTGCAGGTTGCACAACGATACCTGCATTCAAGCGATCTTCCAGTCAAGCAAATAGCCGCAGTTTGCGGCTTTTCATCCTACCCATATTTTGTTACCCTATTTAAAGAACACTTCGGATATACACCAGGTTCCTGTCGTTCTGATATACAAAAACAATAGTAGTCTGTAAATTAATAAATGCATGTATTCAGCTAATATTTATATTAGACAAATACATGCATAATTTAAGGTTTCAAAAACTATGGTTATTTCTGTTAATAACGGCGGTGTCTATTAAACAAATTTCTAAAAAACAGAAGTGTTAAGATATCTCTTACATTAAAATCACGAAAACGTCTGCGTCGTCTACGGCGGTATCTGCCATCATTTCCGAATTCATCTATCTGCTGACTATCGATCTTATCTAAGACGTAATAATTATTTTCTTCATATTGATCTATGAGGCTGTCGACCATATTATTTAGAGTTAAGAGGGACTCTTCACCGTTCATATGGTTGTTGTCGATGATATAATTTACATTATCATTTAGCATTGCATAGATTTCAGGGTATTCTTCTGCAAATTCAAGTAATTCCATAATATAACCTTTAAGCTTTTTTTTTATTATATGCTTCATGGCGAAAATTGTTCAATACAAGATTTTTAAATAAATCGCATATCCATGAAAGTATTACTTAGTTCAACAAAACTAGGATATTTCAGTGTCCCCGGAAAACATAGGTAAATACAAGGAAACATCTTCTTTTCTCATGGCGACAGAGATTTCACGGTAGATTGGAATACGGCTGATCTCTCGTACAGCAATGGAGGGCATTTGAATACCCTTTGCCACAATGGAAGGCAGAAGAGTAATTCCATCCCCACGGCTTACATAACCTAAAAGTGATTCCGTCAAGTCCAGTTCCATAACAATATTAGGGGTGACTTTCATTTGGTTACATTGTTTGCGGATAGAAGCGCGGATGGTACATGGATCTTTATAGAGTACCAGTCTTTCATGAGTGACGATATCCATAAAACTGATGTCTTTCTGTTGAAACAATGGATGAGTTACAGGGAATACCACATAAAGCGGCTCTGTCATGAGGGGAATTACGGCAATATTTTGCTGAGGTTCGGCATTAGAGAGCAGTACAATGTCAAACTTTCCATTTTCAAGGCCCTCTACAAGTTCTCGGTTAGAAAGACGGGTATCCACAATCACTTTGTTCTGACCATTTGCATTCAGACTTTCCATGTAACGGGGAAGAAAATAAGTCACCAGGTTCCCAAGGCCGCCGATGCGAAGCTGGTGAACTTCTTCAAAATTTCTGACATGATCAATTGTTCGGTCAAATTCATCCAGTACTCCACTCATTCGTTCATAAAGAAGCATTCCCTGGGGAGTTGGCTCCACACCATCGTAATTTCGATGAAGCAGTGCACAGCCTAGTTCTTTTTCAAGGCGCTGCACCTGTTTGGAAAGTGACGGCTGTGAGATATAAAGCTGTTCGGAGGCCCGATTTAAGCTGCCGCATCGTACAACCTCCAGAAAATATCGTATTTGTTCAAGGCTTATCATATTATCCTCCATGTGATGCGCTTTCGCGCATACTCAAATGAAAAGTGAGTTATGCATTTTGGTTATACCCATTATGTACAAAAACAATTAGGCAAACTTATTATCTAAGATTATTATGTAAATAGAAATATATCATAACTCATTCCACTTGTATATATACCGATGTCAGTATGTGGAGGATTTTCTCTGAGCTGAGTACAGATATTTTTACTTAGTTTGACGGGGAATCACAGGAGGATATATTTATCGATTTTATTTCATTTTAAACAATTAAAACTCAATATGAAAGGAGACTATAAAATGAAAAATCAACTGAGTAAGCAAAGAATATTGGTAATAGGAGGTTCAAAATACTTAGGCCTTGCGATTGCAAAGGAAGCCAGCGAAGCCGGAGCAGAGGTAGTGATAGGAGCACGTAATCTGGAACAGGCTTCACAGGCGGCAGGGAAGCTTTCTTTTGCTAGTGCAATTCAGATTGATATAACAGACGAAAGCACGATTGCTTCTGCGGCAGCGAAGCTGGGTCATGTGGACCATGTAGTTATAACTGCATCTGCTCACCATAACGTGCCTGTTAAGGACTTGGACCATGCAAAAATCATTACTGCTTTTGAAGCTAAAGTGATTGGCCCGATGTTATTGGCAAAGCACTTTGCTCCTATTATGCCACCGACAGGTTCCATTCTTTTGTTCTCCGGAGTAGCTGCCTGGACACCATCCGCCGGATATACGGTGATGGGGGTTACCAATGGTGCCGTTGCTTTTCTGGCTTCCCAGCTGGCGAAAGAACTTGCACCCATACGTGTGAATGCAATTTCTCCGGGAATTACGGATTCCGGTACATGGAACTCTCTAGGAGAACAGGGCAAAAAGGAATGGCTGGAAAGTATTGCAGGCTCCAGCTTGGTAGGGCGTGCCGGAACAGCCGCTGATATTGCGGATACGGCTCTATGGCTCCTTAATGCAGGAAATATTACAGGGGAAACCATCCATGTTGAAGGCGGCGCAAGATACGCATAACACCTGGGATAATGGTGATAGCGATACTAAATACCATAGTACTTAATTATAAGGAAAACGAAATCTAGTTCAATATCCGTGAGACAAATATTAAGACGCAGAAACGATGAAAAGCCTCATTTCTGCGTCTTTTTCTATTTACTATCATTGCCTAGTCTGAAATACCCCGCGTTGCAGAAGGAAGTAAATCAGAGGAAGGCAAATTACCCATATGCTTTTTATAGGTCTTTGAAAAATAAGAAAGATTGTCAAAACCAGACATCAAAGCAGCTTCTTCTACTCCGTACTTACCGCTTTGCAATAATTTTTTTGCATTGTTACATTTTACTATATTAAGAAAACTTACAGTGGTGTAACCTGTAATTTCCTTAAATATTCGGCAAAAATAATATTTGCTTATGCCAATCTCGGCTGAGATACTTGTAATCGTAATCTCTTGCGTATAATTGGACTGTATGTAACGGATTGCTTTTTTTATGATTTCTATTTTGTCACTTTTTATCTGTCTGGATAAGGAGGACTCTGCAACTGTGTAATTTCGATAAAGACTGATGACTAAATCCATGGCTGTTGCCTTTATTTTTGCTTTATACAGGGATTTCCGCAAATGAAATTCCTCATTGATAATCTTAAATTTCTCTCCCAGCTCATGATCTTGTATCTGCCGTTGAAATACCACTTCACCGGTATCCAGATTAAATTCCTCGCAGAATTTCCGGTCGATAATTAAACAGTAGTATTGTGATTCCTCAGCTAGGGTTTGGATATAGTGAACATTATTTGAATTAATCACAATTATTTCATCCTTACCGGCGGTAACACTGGCAGCATCCGCCAGAACATTAATAGTTCCATGAAGGATATACAAGATCTCAAGACTTTCATGCCAGTGAGGCAAAAAATTAGACTGATATTTTTGCATCGTATCCAAGTGGAAAATAATTGGAAACGATGGGTCCTTGTGTGTATGTGGTTCATAAAAATTATTGGTATTCATCAGCAGCTTCCTCTAACAAATCTAATTTGAGCAATATAGTGTTAATTTACGGCAACTTCATTTCTTTACTTCCTGTCAGTTCAATTATACAATGAGGTTCACAAACAGACAACTTTTTTATGGAAAGGATGGTTATTATGTACGATTTCCCAATTGGAGTCATGTTGGATTCCTTTAAACTAAGTACGAAAAATGCTATAGAAAAAGCAGCGCTCCTCGGAGCAAAAGGGCTCCAGATGTATGCAACCTCCGGTGAGTACTCCCCGGAAGCATTAACTGGAAGTAAGAGGAAAGAACTTCTTGATATGGTTAAATCCAACGGGCTTATTTTTTCTGCCCTTTGCGGAGATTTAGGTCACGGCTTCGGCAGTAAAGAGAAAAATCCAGAGCTCATTGAAAAATCAAAACGTATAATGGAGCTGGCAAAAGATTTAGAAACAGATATTATCACTACTCATATCGGAGTAATTCCGGCAGATAAGAATCATGAAAGATATAAGATTATGCAGGAGGCCTGCTATACTCTTAGCCGCTATGCAGATTCTATGAATGGGCACTTTGCCATTGAGACGGGACCAGAAATTGCAGTTACTTTAAAAGAATTTTTAGATGGACTTAATTCAAAAGGGGTTGCAGTAAATCTTGATCCAGCTAATTTCGTAATGGTAACGGGAGATGACCCTGTTAAAGCCGTTTATACCTTAAAAGATTACATTGTACACACTCATGCCAAGGACGGCAGACGTCTTCAAATAAAAGACCCCGAAATTATCTATAAAATCAAAGAAGAAGTAATTAGTGACATACCGCAGTATGATTTCCTTTCTCAGGAAACAAACCAGCCTTTTATTGAACTTCCGCTGGGAGAAGGGGATGTTAAATTCAAAGATTACTTAAAGGCATTGGATGATATAGGTTATAGGGGGTTCTTAACAATAGAACGTGAAGTTGGGGACAATCCGGAAGAGGATATAAAAAATGCAGTTACTTTTCTGAATAGGATGAAAAGTTTATAGGAGGAAATGATGGAAAAAATTAAAATCGGAATTATCGGTACAGGTTCTATCTCCGAGCAGCATATAGAAGCTTATAAGAACAATGAAAACGTTGAATTATACGCCTTTTGTGATATAAATGAAGAACGTCTGAAATTTATGGCGGACAAATATAAGGTTAAGCGTACTTTTACTGATATGAATGAGATGCTGAGTCTGAAAGAGGTTGATGCGGT
It includes:
- a CDS encoding helix-turn-helix domain-containing protein; the encoded protein is MSRREAEKALKQMLMSSYNHYSRTYEHKIITAFFQGSNAQLPDLTKYEFPLAPQPLRSMKNNMICMVAVICRYAADFGADDERCYALSDYYINKIETGTDIKNWDDFSTEILNHFVELVHTGREEKYTLPVRRAIRYINQHLYDPCSLRDVAVAIKLTPSYLSALFKSETGMTLTHYVRDNKIKEAKSMLQEDGYSISEVADMLGFDSVSYFSKVFRIINNCSPQEFIRGYRC
- a CDS encoding glycoside hydrolase family 1 protein gives rise to the protein MGVFAKDFMWGGSVSSMQTEGAWNEGGKGLTVYDLQEKTKSGSDWKVAIDFYHRYKEDIALFAQMGFTAYRFSLSWARILPDGEGELNEEGLLFYEQVIDELLKYNIEPVVCLYHFDMPVALMKKYGGWIGRETVDAFKKYTEIVIRRFGTRVKYYIPFNEQNAASLISVLYLPKDTSELEKKRIIAVNMHHMFLASASVSHILRKYAPHAKVGGMVNFTPFYPASCRPEDVFAAQKANRGYNYQTLDVLAKGEYPADLLHEWKAAGITPPFEDGDLEYIRLGTMDFLAHSYYMSAPVKARETAEGISIILKLLTEPIKNEYLEQTEWGWTIDPVGIRLTVKEIYDRYQLPVFTIECGIGVNEELNENQSIEDDYRIEYFKNHLNQLKLAVSEDGVNLMGFLTWGPIDILSSQGEMKKRYGFIYVNRTDTELLDLARYKKKSFEWFKKVIASNGEEL
- a CDS encoding ROK family protein, with the translated sequence MNKLVFDIGATNTKFALMSTEGKILEREKVPTVYHSVDEYFDNMVKIVSKYRHQADEIAISTNGRMYTDGDTYRAYTRKLLQGINLKKEMEFRTGLPVTVLNDGFAAALGEWWKGAGKGTKNLLVIVLGSGLGCGLILNGELYQGSKLNAAMLFGMINAYGGSQYELAGISTAFYLLLYQLSAMKQIPMEQMTGERFFEFAAEGDPLALQMLQQYCQCIALIVYNSAMLLDLDSIVITGGLSEQGIILDMVNRKLLELPKKIMEGEEVAVMLEMASVDTGDFQIQVKKGELALDANLYGALYYLLRKE
- a CDS encoding GGDEF domain-containing protein; its protein translation is MDLTHKESYRNMKDIRELIFKVFSTISMAVIVFFAVLFVWKGYWFATLLLFIAFIPFPVALYLYQKGHKTVGIFISILDAIWIVLFETFFVFSNVVCFHYQYFDTMAILFLISDLYQPRQRNISIGLAIAIFISFFICENYANTPILDFMQGINLNLLKHISLIITLIAMFIIFYTYSIQLSRKEKVMQFLVDHDALTGTFNRGYLNGAGEKYFANHQMNNKPFSIILLDIDDFKKINDQYGHQLGDRVLITMSETINQNIRRKDIFARYGGEEFVILLSGTNNAEAYNIAERIRADIESLKIPIKDGMISFTISIGVSTLSRHHWSFDQLLVEVDQLLYQSKNNGKNQTTRLRVEPI
- a CDS encoding alpha-L-fucosidase, yielding MLSLMELQKQFINMRLGTFIHFNSSTVQFNSSEMEDWEYDCENNDKPRLYPFDEKDWNPSHLDCDQWAAVAKSGGCKFAAYTAKHHEGFATWPTAYSEHSVKNATNKTDVVAAYLKAFRKVGIEAGLYFSILDLTAGISKKSCNEEQKKIIKGQITELLTNYGDIPFLILDGWNAPWGGPSYEMLPFEELDDLVKSLQPDCLLMNIGWTEGIDGSDILFFENGAGQDVYSDFKGPGVLCQKLTGTWFWRASDPVTSPVSASWALEKMHQYFTMNVNFVLNLSPNKEGRIDDNLANEFEIIGKELVLPEPIKELPSGWLKR
- a CDS encoding helix-turn-helix transcriptional regulator, with protein sequence MKQKNLNIKRDINNKKPDILISDYYLENREFNMWDCYSEHESSFNEQLHFHNFFELSIIYEGASRFLVNGEVFTMGIRSMQLIRPSDYHRQLTESGEHIRYYNLMFSAAFLSEPLLQELEKVQQPLCATVGTAEWDDMLRLLKKIHKEFKQSSEDILSQIYIRANVENLCIYLLRNQKAENTINLQIPQEPIRKAVSFIQKNYRNPIHLIDAANAAGLSPTYFSMIFHNTMGIKFSDYLAAYRLQVAQRYLHSSDLPVKQIAAVCGFSSYPYFVTLFKEHFGYTPGSCRSDIQKQ
- a CDS encoding LysR family transcriptional regulator, whose product is MISLEQIRYFLEVVRCGSLNRASEQLYISQPSLSKQVQRLEKELGCALLHRNYDGVEPTPQGMLLYERMSGVLDEFDRTIDHVRNFEEVHQLRIGGLGNLVTYFLPRYMESLNANGQNKVIVDTRLSNRELVEGLENGKFDIVLLSNAEPQQNIAVIPLMTEPLYVVFPVTHPLFQQKDISFMDIVTHERLVLYKDPCTIRASIRKQCNQMKVTPNIVMELDLTESLLGYVSRGDGITLLPSIVAKGIQMPSIAVREISRIPIYREISVAMRKEDVSLYLPMFSGDTEIS
- a CDS encoding SDR family oxidoreductase, coding for MKNQLSKQRILVIGGSKYLGLAIAKEASEAGAEVVIGARNLEQASQAAGKLSFASAIQIDITDESTIASAAAKLGHVDHVVITASAHHNVPVKDLDHAKIITAFEAKVIGPMLLAKHFAPIMPPTGSILLFSGVAAWTPSAGYTVMGVTNGAVAFLASQLAKELAPIRVNAISPGITDSGTWNSLGEQGKKEWLESIAGSSLVGRAGTAADIADTALWLLNAGNITGETIHVEGGARYA
- a CDS encoding AraC family transcriptional regulator translates to MNTNNFYEPHTHKDPSFPIIFHLDTMQKYQSNFLPHWHESLEILYILHGTINVLADAASVTAGKDEIIVINSNNVHYIQTLAEESQYYCLIIDRKFCEEFNLDTGEVVFQRQIQDHELGEKFKIINEEFHLRKSLYKAKIKATAMDLVISLYRNYTVAESSLSRQIKSDKIEIIKKAIRYIQSNYTQEITITSISAEIGISKYYFCRIFKEITGYTTVSFLNIVKCNNAKKLLQSGKYGVEEAALMSGFDNLSYFSKTYKKHMGNLPSSDLLPSATRGISD
- a CDS encoding sugar phosphate isomerase/epimerase family protein, encoding MYDFPIGVMLDSFKLSTKNAIEKAALLGAKGLQMYATSGEYSPEALTGSKRKELLDMVKSNGLIFSALCGDLGHGFGSKEKNPELIEKSKRIMELAKDLETDIITTHIGVIPADKNHERYKIMQEACYTLSRYADSMNGHFAIETGPEIAVTLKEFLDGLNSKGVAVNLDPANFVMVTGDDPVKAVYTLKDYIVHTHAKDGRRLQIKDPEIIYKIKEEVISDIPQYDFLSQETNQPFIELPLGEGDVKFKDYLKALDDIGYRGFLTIEREVGDNPEEDIKNAVTFLNRMKSL